The segment CACCCAGGCGCGCGCGCAGCAGCGTCTCCCGCGGGATTTCCGGCACCATGCGTTTATTCGGAGAGGTACAGGCGGTCGGAGACGACCGGTTTCAGTATACCCCGAACGGACCGGAAGCGGGGGGCCGGAGAAGGCGGCGGGAGGGCGGTCGGAAGGCCGCCGGCTCACTTCTTGAGATGGCCGGTGTGCTTGAGGAGCCGTTCCAGGGACTCCGAAGGCAGCGCCCCCTTGGAGATCCAATGGGCGTACCGGTCCAGGTCGATCTTCACCTTCTCTTCGGGCTTCGAGGCGCGCGGGTCGTAGGTTCCCAGGTTTTCGAGGTACTTGCCGTCCCGGCGCGTGCGCCCGTCGAAGACCGCGATGCGCCAGAAGGGCAGGTTCTTGCGACCCGTGCGGGTCAGTCGGATTCGGACCGCCATAGGCGCGACACTATAGCAACGGCCCGGGATTGGCGCAACGTTTTTCTCTTGCCGCGGATCGACTCCCGGATAGAGTGGGAAACGTGATCTTCTTTTACTGCCCCGAATGCCGGGAGGAGCTGGAGGCGGAGGATTCCATCCGCGGCACGCGGATGAAATGCCCGGCCTGCTTCAAGGAGATCGAGATTCCGCAGGCGAG is part of the Planctomycetota bacterium genome and harbors:
- the rpsP gene encoding 30S ribosomal protein S16, whose translation is MAVRIRLTRTGRKNLPFWRIAVFDGRTRRDGKYLENLGTYDPRASKPEEKVKIDLDRYAHWISKGALPSESLERLLKHTGHLKK